ATACCACGCCTTTGTTACCGTGGCGACCCGCCATTTTGTCACCAGCTTGCAGACGGCGTTTGATGGCGATAAATACTTTCACCATTTTTTGTACACCCGGTTGCAGCTCGTCGCCTTGGGTCAGTTTTTTCTTCTTGATCTCATACAACTCATCCGCTTCTTCGCGTTTTTGTTGCAAGCTCAATTTAATCAGTTCCAACTGTTTGGCCAAATCTTCGTCAGCCAGACGGATGTCAAACCAATCATGTTTGCTGGACAGGCTTGCCAAATATTCGCTAGTGATTTCGCTGCCTTTAGCCAGCTTCATCGGACCACCATTGGCTTTTTGACCAACAATCATACGCTCAATACGGTCGAATGCGTCATTATCGAAAATACGCAATTGATCGCCCAAATCTTGACGGTAACGTTTCAATTCAGAATCAATAATGGATTGAGCACGTTTGTCGCGTTGGATACCTTCACGAGTGAAGACTTGAACGTCGATAACGGTACCGCTCATGCCGGTAGGCATACGCAATGAAGTATCTTTTACGTCAGACGCTTTTTCACCGAAGATGGCACGCAGCAGTTTTTCTTCAGGAGTCAGTTGGGTTTCGCCTTTAGGTGTTACTTTACCTACCAAGACGTCACCGGCTTCTACTTCTGCACCGATATATACGATACCGGATTCATCCAAACGGTTTTGCATACGTTCGGACAAGTTCGGAATATCGCGGGTAATATCTTCCGCACCCAGTTTAGTGTCACGTGCAACAACGTTCAATTCTTCAATGTGAATCGAAGTGTAACGATCGTCCGCAGCCACTTTTTCTGAAATCAGAATCGAGTCTTCATAGTTGTAACCGTTCCATGGCATGAAGGCGATGGTCATGTTTTGACCCAAAGCTAACTCGCCCAAGTCGGTAGATGCACCGTCGGCTACCAAGTCACCACGTTGCAACACATCGCCTGCTTTTACAGCCGGACGTTGGTTGATGTTGGTAGATTGGTTGGAACGGGTGAATTTAACCAAGTTGTAAATATCGACACCCACTTCACCGGCAGTCGCTTCATCATCATGAACACGAACCACAACGCGGTTGGCGTCTACATACTCAACCACACCGCCGCGACGGGCAACGATTGCAGTTGCAGAGTCAACGGCAACAGAGCGCTCGATACCGGTACCAACCATCGGTTTCTCAGGACGCAGGCACGGTACGGCCTGACGTTGCATGTTGGCACCCATCAATGCACGGTTCGCGTCATCATGTTCCAAAAATGGAATCAGAGATGCTGCAACGGATACCACTTGACCGGTTGCCACGTCCATATATTGAACGCGGTCAGGCGTTGCCATAATAGTTTCGCCTTTTTCACGACAAGTAACCAAGTCGCCAATCAGATTACCGTCTTTGTCCAAATCGGCATTCGCCTGTGCAATCACATAACGGCCTTCTTCGATAGCAGACAAGTAATCGATTTCTTCAGTTACTTTACCATCGACAACACGGCGGTAAGGGGTTTCCAAGAAGCCATAATCATTGGTACGCGCATAAACGGACAATGAGTTGATCAAACCAATGTTTGGACCCTCAGGTGTTTCAATAGGACATACACGGCCATAGTGAGTCGGATGTACGTCTCGCACCTCAAAGCCTGCACGTTCGCGAGTCAAACCGCCAGGGCCCAATGCAGATACACGGCGTTTATGGGTTACTTCAGACAATGGGTTAGTCTGATCCATAAATTGGCTCAATTGGCTAGAGCCGAAGAATTCTTTAATCGCGGCAGAAACAGGTTTCGCATTGATCAAGTCATGCGGCATCAAGTTCTCAGATTCTGCTTGGTTCAAACGCTCTTTAACTGCACGTTCTACACGAGCCAAACCACTGCGGAATTGGTTTTCAGTCAACTCACCCACAGAACGAACACGACGATTACCCAAGTGGTCGATATCGTCTACTTCGCCATGACCGTTACGCAGTTCAACCAATGTCGCAATAGAAGCAACAATGTCTTCAACGCTCAGAACGTAACCGCCTTTTTCAGCTGCACCGGCCAAAGTCTCATTCAACAAACGGCCATACCAAGAGTTTTGTTGTGCTTCAGACAATTTTTGCTCGTATGTGCGCGTATTAAATTTCATACGGCCTACGCGAGACAAATCATAACTGTCTTCACTGAAGAACAAGCGGTTGAAGAGCTGCTCAACAGCTTCTTCGGTAGGCGGTTCGCCAGGGCGCATCATGCGGTAAATCGCTACGCGTGCAGCCTGCTGATCAGCAGTTTCGTCTGTGCGCAGAGTGCTGGAGATGTAGCCGCCTTGATCCAACTCATTGATATAAAGGGTCGTAATTTCTTTTACGCCATGGATATCAAGCTTGGCCAACAGTTCTTCTGTAATTTCATCGTTAGCAGAAGCCAATACCTCACCGGTTTCCGGATCAATCAGATCCGCAGCTAATGCTTTGCCAATCAGGCTTTCTGGCTCTACATCCAAACGAGTCAAGCCTGCATTGGTGATATCACGGATATTTTTCGCAGTAATGCGTTTACCTTTGGCGACCAGCACATTGCCTTCTTTATCCAAGATATCAACTTTGGCAGTTTCACCTTTCAGACGGCTTGCAATCAGATCAGTTTGAACACCGTTTGAAGATAAATAGAAAGTTTCTTTGTCGTAGAAAATATCCAAGATTTGCTCATTGTTGTAGCCCAAAGCTTTCAACAAAATCGTAACCGGCATTTTACGGCGACGGTCGATACGGAAATACAGCAAATCTTTTGGATCAAATTCGAAATCCAACCATGAACCACGGTAAGGAATAATACGAGCAGAGAACAACAGCTTACCGGAAGAATGTGTTTTACCACGGTCATGCTCAAAGAACACGCCAGGAGAACGGTGCAACTGGGAAACAATCACACGCTCAGTACCATTGATGACAAAAGAGCCGCTTGGCGTCATCAATGGGATTTCGCCCATATATACTTCGTTTTCACGAACTTCTTTTACAGTCGGCTTAGATGCTTCTTTATCCAAAATTACCAAACGGATACGGGCACGCAATGGAGCCGCGTAAGTAATACCGCGCAATTGACATTCAGGAATATCGAACAAAGGCTCGCCCAATGTGTAATGCACAAACTCCAATCGCGCATAACCGTTATGGCTCACAATCGGGAAAATAGAATTAAATGCTGCTTGCAGACCATCATCAGTGCGTTGGTCAAAAGCATTTTCCAGCTGCAAAAATTTCGCATAAGAATCAATTTGGGTTGCCAGCAGGAAAGGAACATCTAAGACATTCTCTCGCTTTGCAAAACTCTTACGGATACGTTTTTTCTCGGTAAACGAATAGCTCATATACACTCCGAAAAGCAATTTTAAATAATAGGCCGTCTGAAACAACGGCATGCATCAACCTAATATTTACATTTATTTGCAATGGTTTTATAAAAACTATGCAAATAAATGTAAACAATGCCTGATGCTTATTTTAAGAAGCAAAATAAGGCTGGCAGAAAACTGCCAGCCTTCATGGGAAGCATCAAATTATTTGATTTCGACTTTAGCGCCGGCTTCTTCCAGTTGTTTTTGGATGTCTTCAGCTTCAGCTTTAGAAACACCTTCTTTCAGAGTTTTAGGTGCACCGTCAACGATGTCTTTAGCTTCTTTCAGACCCAGACCAGTGATAGCGCGGACAACTTTGATCACGCCAACTTTTTGATCACCGGCAGAAGCCAATACTACGTCGAATTCAGTTTTTTCTTCAGCAGCAGCTGCACCAGCACCTGCAGGGCCTGCAACTGCAACTGCAGCAGCAGAAACGCCAAATTTTTCTTCAAAAGCTTTAACCAGGTCGTTCAATTCCATTACGGTCAAAGAACCAACGGCTTCCAAAATGTCTTCTTTAGTAATAGCCATGCTATTTATACTCCAAATATTGTATTAAAAAATAATTGATTAAATGAAACAAAATCGATTAAGCGGCTTCTTCGCCAGCTTTTTTCTCTGCCAAAGCAGCCAAACCACGTGCAAAGCCTGATACAGGAGCTTGCATAACGAACAACAGTTTGGACAACAGCTCTTCGCGACTTGGAATAGAAGCCAACTCAGCAACCTGAGCAGGATTCATCACTTCGCCATTGTAAGAACCGGCTTTAACGATAATTTTGTCATCTTTTTTCGCGAATTGGTGCAGCACTTTAGCAGCAGCAACAGCATCTTCAGAAGCAGCGTAAACCAATGGACCAACCATTTGATCGGCCAAACCTGCGAATGAAGTACCCTCTACTGCGCGACGAGCCAGAGTATTTTTCAGAACACGCAAGTAAACGCCTTCTTTACGTGCATTTGCACGAAGCTCAGTCATGCTGGAAACACTGATACCGCGATATTCAGCGACTACGAGAGTTTGAGCGTTAGCAATTGCTGCGCTAATTTCCTCTACGGCCACTTTCTTGGTTTCAATATTGAGACTCAAGGTCTACCTCCCACTGTTTATAAACAGGATACCGAAATGATATCCCACCAGCGCGGTAACCTAAAAAGACATCTTACAAGCAATCTTGCAATGTGTTTCAGGACTACCGTCTGCGTAGGGCAGTTACGATTAAATCTTACGATCCCTACGGTCTTGGACATCTACTTAATTTTAAGTAGCCCAAATTCAGGCAATCCAGAAAACTGGATCACCTGAAAATTTCTTAGTTGTTCACGCTTGCAGTATCAACGCGGACACCCAAACCCATAGTGCTGGATACAGCAACTTTTTTCAGGTATTGACCTTTAGCAGCAGCAGGTTTGGCTTTAACGATAGCATCCAGCAACGCATTGAAGTTTTCTTTCAAGTCAGCTTCAGCGAAAGAAGCACGACCGATAGTTGCATGAACGATACCGGCTTTATCTGTACGGTATTGTACTTGACCTGCTTTTGCATTTTTAACTGCTTCAGCAACGTTAGGAGTAACAGTACCTACTTTAGGGTTTGGCATCAGACCACGAGGACCCAAGATGGTACCCAATTGACCAACGATACGCATTGCATCAGGAGAAGCAATAACAACGTCAAAGTTCAGGTTACCAGCTTTGATTTCAGCAGCCAGATCTTCAAAACCTACAATATCTGCACCAGCTTCTTTAGCAGCATCTGCATTTGCACCTTGAGTAAATACAGCTACGCGAGTTGTTTTACCGGTACCTTTAGGCAGAACGACTGAACCACGAATAACTTGGTCAGATTTACGAGGATCAACACCCAGGTTGAAAG
Above is a genomic segment from Neisseria subflava containing:
- the rplA gene encoding 50S ribosomal protein L1: MAKVSKRLKALRSSVEANKLYAIDEAIALVKKAATAKFDESVDVSFNLGVDPRKSDQVIRGSVVLPKGTGKTTRVAVFTQGANADAAKEAGADIVGFEDLAAEIKAGNLNFDVVIASPDAMRIVGQLGTILGPRGLMPNPKVGTVTPNVAEAVKNAKAGQVQYRTDKAGIVHATIGRASFAEADLKENFNALLDAIVKAKPAAAKGQYLKKVAVSSTMGLGVRVDTASVNN
- the rplL gene encoding 50S ribosomal protein L7/L12; translation: MAITKEDILEAVGSLTVMELNDLVKAFEEKFGVSAAAVAVAGPAGAGAAAAEEKTEFDVVLASAGDQKVGVIKVVRAITGLGLKEAKDIVDGAPKTLKEGVSKAEAEDIQKQLEEAGAKVEIK
- the rplJ gene encoding 50S ribosomal protein L10, whose protein sequence is MSLNIETKKVAVEEISAAIANAQTLVVAEYRGISVSSMTELRANARKEGVYLRVLKNTLARRAVEGTSFAGLADQMVGPLVYAASEDAVAAAKVLHQFAKKDDKIIVKAGSYNGEVMNPAQVAELASIPSREELLSKLLFVMQAPVSGFARGLAALAEKKAGEEAA
- the rpoB gene encoding DNA-directed RNA polymerase subunit beta codes for the protein MSYSFTEKKRIRKSFAKRENVLDVPFLLATQIDSYAKFLQLENAFDQRTDDGLQAAFNSIFPIVSHNGYARLEFVHYTLGEPLFDIPECQLRGITYAAPLRARIRLVILDKEASKPTVKEVRENEVYMGEIPLMTPSGSFVINGTERVIVSQLHRSPGVFFEHDRGKTHSSGKLLFSARIIPYRGSWLDFEFDPKDLLYFRIDRRRKMPVTILLKALGYNNEQILDIFYDKETFYLSSNGVQTDLIASRLKGETAKVDILDKEGNVLVAKGKRITAKNIRDITNAGLTRLDVEPESLIGKALAADLIDPETGEVLASANDEITEELLAKLDIHGVKEITTLYINELDQGGYISSTLRTDETADQQAARVAIYRMMRPGEPPTEEAVEQLFNRLFFSEDSYDLSRVGRMKFNTRTYEQKLSEAQQNSWYGRLLNETLAGAAEKGGYVLSVEDIVASIATLVELRNGHGEVDDIDHLGNRRVRSVGELTENQFRSGLARVERAVKERLNQAESENLMPHDLINAKPVSAAIKEFFGSSQLSQFMDQTNPLSEVTHKRRVSALGPGGLTRERAGFEVRDVHPTHYGRVCPIETPEGPNIGLINSLSVYARTNDYGFLETPYRRVVDGKVTEEIDYLSAIEEGRYVIAQANADLDKDGNLIGDLVTCREKGETIMATPDRVQYMDVATGQVVSVAASLIPFLEHDDANRALMGANMQRQAVPCLRPEKPMVGTGIERSVAVDSATAIVARRGGVVEYVDANRVVVRVHDDEATAGEVGVDIYNLVKFTRSNQSTNINQRPAVKAGDVLQRGDLVADGASTDLGELALGQNMTIAFMPWNGYNYEDSILISEKVAADDRYTSIHIEELNVVARDTKLGAEDITRDIPNLSERMQNRLDESGIVYIGAEVEAGDVLVGKVTPKGETQLTPEEKLLRAIFGEKASDVKDTSLRMPTGMSGTVIDVQVFTREGIQRDKRAQSIIDSELKRYRQDLGDQLRIFDNDAFDRIERMIVGQKANGGPMKLAKGSEITSEYLASLSSKHDWFDIRLADEDLAKQLELIKLSLQQKREEADELYEIKKKKLTQGDELQPGVQKMVKVFIAIKRRLQAGDKMAGRHGNKGVVSRILPVEDMPYMADGRPVDIVLNPLGVPSRMNIGQILEVHLGWAAKGIGERIDRMLKEQRKASELREFLNKLYNGSGKKEDLDSLTDEEIIELASNLRKGASFASPVFDGAKESEIREMLNLAYPSEDPEIEKLGFNDSKTQITLYDGRSGEAFDRKVTVGVMHYLKLHHLVDEKMHARSTGPYSLVTQQPLGGKAQFGGQRFGEMEVWALEAYGAAYTLQEMLTVKSDDVNGRTKMYENIVKGEHKIDAGMPESFNVLVKEIRSLGLDIDLERY